The Actinobacillus suis ATCC 33415 DNA segment ACATACGAGTACCTTTACCCGCAGCTAAAATTACTACGCTTAATTGAGTCATTGTGTAATCCCTTAATGAATTAAATAAATACTATAATATTGTAATAGAAAAATGTAATAAACAGAATGGGCGATATTAATTAGAGCTCATTTTGCTTAGTTTACTTTTATTGGATACGAATTCATCCAATTAGTTCGAATCTCTTTGCAATATTTTATCAATTATAATATATAAATAAAAAGCTCCGACCAATGGACGGAGCTCCTAATTAATTACACATTTGCGTGTTCAATTTTTTCTACTTCTTTAGCATACTTTTCTTCATCAAACTCGCGTAGCGGTTTGTGTGATTCGCCTAAGAATGTATAAATTACCGGCAGAACGAATAAGGTAAATAATGTACCGATACTCAAACCGGCAACAATTACCATACCCATACTAAAACGAGCAATCGCACCTGCACCTACCGCAAATAATAATGGAATCAAACCTGCTACCATTGCTGCGGTTGTCATCATAATAGGACGTAAACGAATCGTCGCTGAGTGAACAATTGCATCAAAGCGAGATAAACCATTGTTTAACTGCTCTTCTTTTGCAACTTCACACATTAAGATACCGTGCTTCGTAATTAAACCGACTAATGTCACTAAGCCAACTTGTGAATAAATATTCAAAGTTGCGCCGGCAACACCTGCAATGCCAAGCAAATTAAGTACTAGCAATGCACCACTTAATGCTAATGGTACAGAAACTAGAATTACCATCGGATCACGCCAAGATTCAAACTGAATCGCAAGTACGAGGTAAATAATAATTACCGCTAAGGCAAAGGTCATCGCCATTGCATTACCTTCTTGAACATACTGACGAGCTTCAGATTTAAAGTCGTATTGATATCCTTTAGGTAAGCTGCGATCCAACTCATCTTTCGCCCAATTTACCGCATCACCAATCGAGCTTGATACTACGCCCGAAATGGTTGCTGAATTTAATTGGTTCATACGAGGTAATGCTGATGGTTCTGTCGAAAGCTCAAGTGTCACAAATGAGCTTAATGGAACCGATTCACCACTTGCTGTTGTAACATAGTAATTTACTAAATCTTGTGGATTTAGACGATCTTTACGGATAGCTTGCGATACAATCGGATACGCACGAGAATCAATATCCACACGTGTAATAATCGCACCAGATAAGTACGCACCTAACGTACCACTCACTTGTTGCATCGTTACGCCATAAGTTCCCATTTTCTCACGATCAAATTTCCATTTCATCGTTACCGTATCAAATTTCAAATCAAGACTCGAGAAAAAGAATTGACCTGAAGCTTGCGCTTTTTTCAGGAACTGAGTTGCCACATCAGCTAACTTAGTATAGTTATCTGCGGTAGTAATCACTAATGAGAACGGTAAACCGTTTTCACCGGTTGAAATTTCTGGGAATGAAATCGCATTAATATCCATCCCGACAACATTTTTAGCAATTGCAGAAACGTCTGCTGAAATTGGTGCACGTTCACGTTCACGATCATTCCAATCCTTTAATGAGATAATTGATAATGCACTATTTGCACCATTAAACCCGGATACAGTCATCATTGATGCTACTTCCGGTATTTTACCTACCTCTTCATTAAACTTCTCTGTCGCAGCTTGCGTATAATCTAAGTTAGTGTTTGACGGACCATTACCGATACCAACCACGAAGCCACGGTCTTCTGTCGGTGCAACTTCACTTGAAAGTGATGTTAATAATGTCGGTAATACAGCAAAAATTCCCAATGCAAAAATCAATACAAACCAACGCATCGCCATCACACCTCTCAGCATATTGGTGTAGCAGCTGGTCATTTTGTCTAACATCGCATTGATACATTTTGAGAAACGACTTTCGTGATCTTCATTGTGCTCTTTTAATACTCGGCTAGACATCATCGGTGATAACGTCAATGCAGCAATACCTGAAATAAATACCGCACCAGCTAAGGTTAATGCGAACTCCTTAAATAAAGAGCCTGTTACACCATCCATTAACGCCATTGGAGAATATACTGCCCCAAGTGTAATCGTCATCGAAATAACTGGAATAGCAATCTCTCGCGTACCAATAATAGCCGCATCAAACGGCGATTTGCCTTCTTTAACATGACGTTCTACGTTTTCAAGAACAACGATCGCATCATCCACCACTAACCCGATTGCAAGCACTAGAGCAAGTAATGTTAATAGGTTAATAGAGAAACCAAACATTTGAAGCATAAATAATACCCCGATCAATGAGATCGGAATGGTGATAATTGGCACAATCATCGCACGTAATGAACCTAAGAATAGGATAATTACCACTAATACGATGACAGTTGCTTCACCAATGGTCTTAATTACTTCATTAATCGAACTATTAATAGCAATGGTTTTATCATATAAAATTTGACCGCTCATTGATGACGGTAAGTTTTTGGTAATTAATTCAAATACCGGATAAATGTCTTTTGCTACAGTCAATGAGTTTGCTGTCGTTGCAGCACTCACCGCTAATACAACCGCTTCCTTACCGTCTGCAACTACTCGAGATGCGTCTTGGTATTTATCTAACTCAACCTTTGCAATATCTTTAAGTTTAACAATACGACCGTCCGATGTTGTTGAAATCGTAACGTTTTCTAATTCTTCAACTGACGGCGTACTTGATTCCACCTTGTTTTTATAAACAGTATAGTAACCGTTCGCATTCCCCGCGGCAGTATTTAAGTTATTCGCGCTTAGTGCTGATAATACAGCCGCACCGGAAAGGTTATTGCCAGCCATTTTTTCAGGATCTAACCAAATACGTAAACCGAAAGTTGCCGCACCAAAAATATCTACGCTTGAAACACCGTTTACTGTAAAGAATTGTGGTTTTACCACACGGTTAATGTAGTCGGTAATTTGTGAAGGATTTAATTCATCCGATACAAAACGAATATACATTAACGCATCATTTGAACCTGATGATACGCTAATAGACGGGTCATCGATCCCACTTGGTAAATTTGCACGAATTGCATTCACCTTCGCAGAAATATCCGCTAACGCCATTTGCGGGTTAGTATTTAACTTCATCTTAATCGTGGTAGTTGATGTACTCGGACTACTTGAAGAAGTTACATAGTCGATATTATCCGCTTGCGCTACCGCCTCTTCGATTTGAGAAGTTACCAACGCTTGCATCAAGCTTGCATCCGCACCTGAATAGTTAACGTTAACAGTTACGATCGAAATCGTCATTTCAGGATATTCACGAACTTGCAATTTATTAATAGATTGCAAACCTAAAATAGTAATCAGCAAACTAATACAAACGGCAAGTACCGGACGTTTAATAAAAATATCAGTAAATTTCATTGATTACCTCAATTAAAGTCTACTTTCTTTAGCAGGTTGAGTAACACCTACCGCCTCTTGTTCAGAAACAATCACAAGTGCGTTATTACTTAAACGTTGGAAGCCTCCTGTCACAATTAAATCGCCGGCTTTCACTCCTTTAGCTAATTGTGCATAAATACCGCTACGGTCTAATGTTTTTACTTCAACCTGTTTTGCGCGATACATTCTATTCACATCTAATTTCGGATTTTGCTCTGCCATTTTTGCAACTAATTGCTTATCTTCGTCAGAAAGCGGTTGTAACACATAAAGTGTTTCACCATACATTGTGTATGTCACTGCAATTTGTGGTACAACAATTTGCTGTTTCTCGGTCGGTAATGCCACATTCAGACGAGCAAACATACCTGATAAAAGAAGATTTTGGTTCTCTGTAATCACCGCTTCTACATTAATTAAGCCGGTTGTATGATCTACTGCTGGATCGATTGCTGCGATATTTGCTGGGAATGTTTGACCCGGTAACGCATCAATGACTGCCGTTACTTTTTGGCCTACACTAATTTTTTGCACATCAGTTTGCGGTAAAGTAAAGCGAACTTTCATGACACTTTGATCTTCAACACGCACGATCTCTGTACCCGCTGGAATGTATTGCCCTACGTTTACATTAACGATACCGGCAATACCGCTAAACGGTGCGTAAATTTTACGGCGACCGATAGAGGCTTTAAGTGACTCAATATTCGCAAGTAAGTGGTTATAAGTTGATTGCGCATTATCTAATTCAGCTTTCGATGCACTATTTGATGCGACTAAATTACGGAAACGATCGTAATTTGCTTTTGCATTTGGTAATTGCGCTTGCGATGCGCGTAAAGTCGCTTCTTCAACGGCACTATCAAACTCTACCAATAAATCGCCTTTATTTACACGCTGACCCGAGCGCACATGTACTCGAGTTACTGTACCAGTTGCTTCTGCACTTAGCATAGCACCTTGATTTGGACGAATGTATCCCACAGCAGCAATGCTCGGTGTCCACTCTTGTGGCTCTACTTTCATCGCAGTAATTTCACTTACGGTTTCCGGCATATTCGCTGCCGCTTCAGCTTTTTTCCCCGCAATAAATTTTTGCATTCCAGCAACACCACCAAAGGCAACCAGCACTACTGCTAAGGTTGTCACAATTAAAAACTTTCTGCCACGAGAGGGCTTTTGGTTTTCTACTGTCATATATTCTCCATAGACAAATTAACTAAATTTAGAAAGTAATAGCTTTCCAAGTACGTGAAATAATTTCCTCGAAATATTCTTCCGGAACAACGTCTTTCTTGACCTGTTGTAAATACGCAATGTCTGTTGCCGTTCCCATACTCAGGTAATACAACACCTCGTTAGGTAAATCGACAATTACACCTTGCTTTTTACCTTCGTCAACAAATCGGTTCCAAATAAATTCTGGATCATTAATTGTTCTATAAACAATTTCGCTGAAACCAAGCATCGCTTGGTATTGGGACAGGTGAATAGCAATCATGGGGTTGTCAGACAAGAACTGCCACTTTCTAACCCACATTTGACGATATTGCTTGAAGAGAGATTCGTTCGGATCAAAATCAATGTTGATATAGCAGCTATAGCGTTCATAAATATGATTGGCTAGCTGACTTAAAAGTTGATCTTTTGTACTAAAATATAAATAAAGTGTACCGGCTGCCACGCCAATTTCTTTTGCTATCTTGCGCATTGATAAATTCTGTAAGCCTTCCTTTGCTACAAGTAACTCCGTTGCCGATAAGATATGGTTGATCATATCATTCGGATCAGTTCGTCTGGACATAAAACCTCCCATGTTTAAATCCAATGAACAGTCGTTCATTTTATATTTATTCATTATAATTTAAAAGAAAAATATCTCGGCCGATAAAAAGCCGAGAAAAATTAACTGAGCATTTTATCACTAACTCCTTTGTATAGTGATTTTTTTACTCTAATTTGCAAAAATATGGAAAATCCCACCGCTTATTACTCTCATTCCGACTAATTTTATGCTACTATTTGCCAAATTTTTTTAACCTATCTTTTTAATATGGCAACTCAATCAAAATATCAAAGTAAACAATTCGATGCATTATCCAGTGATTTAATTGCAACACTGGAAAAACATAAAGCTCCTGTTGATCTTTCATTAATGGCATTAGGTAATTTAATTACCAATATCTTACGTGAAAACGTTCAAACCGAAGCACAACGTCATGCTTTAGCAGATGCTTTCTCAAATGCATTAAAAAATTCTTTAAAAACGAAATAAGTATGTTTACACGCCTTCGCTCATTATTACCGACCAATTCTCGTCAATATCGAGAAGAAACCTCACAACGCATTACGTGGGGTCATTGGTTTACCCTTTTTAATGTAGTGTTGGCGTTACTTATTTCTTCCCGCTACGCTTTTAATGCCGATTGGCCTAATACACTGTCAGGTAAACTTTACTTTTTTACCAGTCTGTTCGGGCATTTCAGTTTTATTGTATTTGCCTGCTACTTACTGCTACTCTTTCCATTAAGTTTCGTCATCAAAAATGACCGTACTTTCCGAGGTATTTCAGTTATTTTAGCAACTATCGGGCAAACCTTTCTTTTAGTCGATACCGAAGTATTTAAGCGATTCTATCTGCATTTATCACCGCTTGTTTGGGACTTATTAGTTAATCCCGAACAAGGTGAACTTACTCGTCAATGGCAATTACTCTTTGTACCAATGCCACTTATTTTGTTAGCGGAAATGCTCTATTCACGTTGGTGTTGGCAAAAATTACGTAGTTTTAATCGCCAAAAATGGGGTAAATATGTTGCTTATTTTTTCTTAAGCTGTTTTACCGCGACACATTTAATTTACGCTTGGGCGGATATGACGTTATACCGTCCGATTACCGCACAAAAGGCAAACTATCCGTTATCACATCCGATGACCGCTCGTACCTTCTTACAAAAGCATGGGCTGATTGATCGTGCTGAGTTACAGCAAGAAATTGAAGAAAATGGTCGTTTAGACAGTTTCTATTTAAATTACCCGAAACACCAACTGACCTTTACTAAAAAGCCTCATTCAAATATTTTACTAATCAATTTATCAGGATTACGTAATAACGCTATCAATAGCGAAAACACGCCAACACTTGCTGACGTTAGTCGTAAATCATTACGTTTTATGCAGCATTACAGCAGTGGTGACTCTCACTCTGCCGGTGTATTAGGCATCTTTTATAGCTTAAGTGGTAAATATCTGGATTCGGTATTAGGTAATAAAGAAGCCTCTCCGTTGATGCTAGCTCTTCGCCAATCCGGTTATCAGCTCGGCTTATTCTCGCATAATGGCTTTGCGGATCCGGTATATCACCAAGCAGCTTTTGCCGGTATTTTATTGCCTGAATCCAAAAATAACCTAGACGCAATCTCACAATGGAAACAATGGCTAACAGAGCGATCTTTAAATGAGCCGTTTTTCAGTTATTTAGATTTAAGTTTACCGCAGGCAAACGCTTACGATCAGCAAACCCGATTGCTCGATTGGCAATTTAGTGAGATTTGGTCACAATTAGAAAAGAACGCTTTATTAGCAAATACCATGGTAATTATTACCTCTGATCAAGCTAATCCAACTGATGAAATGAGCTTTACTCAGCAGGATATGCAAGTGCCGTTAATTATCTATTGGCAAGGTGAAGTGAAAGAATACGATTCGCTCTCAAGCCATTTAGATATTATGCCGACACTGTTAACCCAGTTCTTTGGGGTACGGAATCCTCTTAGCGACTATTCTCAAGGGATCAATTTAACCGCCCCAAATAATCGTCTATGGGTATTAGCGTCTAACCATAATTGGAATGTTGCGATTATGCCGAATGGTGAACAATACCATATTGATCGCAAAGGTCATTTTGAGAAATTTAATGCTCAAGGCGAAAAAGAGAAAAGCGATCGTCCGCCTTTAGCGCTCTTCTTACAAATGATTCAGCAAAGTAACCAATTTGTCGAGAAATAAGGATTAGAAATATAACAAGCGGTCAAATTTAGCGAATTTTTTACTAAATTTAACCGCTTGTATTCTCTATAAGCATTTATGTGTTAAGCATATAAAAACTTAACATACTATTCTGCCGTTTCATCATAATATACTTCACCCATCATCAGCGGTTTAGCAGTACGTACCAGCGCTGCTCGAGTGAATTTATAATCACCATCTACGTTCTCGCAAACCATGTCAACGCTGATAAAACCGGAAGGATGTTCAATCGTTACTACGCTACCGGTATCTTTATAAAGCGGATGCGCAATCGTACCTTCAATATTACACGCTGCAGAAACACAAATTGAACCGGTTACCGCATGGCTTGCATGGCATTTGTCCGGCACGAAGTAGCGAGACGTAATATTTCCTTTGCCCACCGGTGCCGATAAAATCCCCATTTTCGGAATCACTTTTTCAGATACATCGCCTAATCCCATCATTTCACCTGCTTTACGACGAATTGGCTCAATGACTTCGAATAACGCACGATTCTCATCTAGTTCCGCTTTGGTTTCTTTACCGGTTAAACCAAGATCTTGTGCATTAAACAGCACCATCGGCATCGCTACATCAATACAAGTCACATTATAGCCATTGATATTATCTTGTTTATTGCCGGTCGGAAAAACTTTACCGGTTTTGGCCCCTTCAATCTGACTAAAATTGAGATTTACCGGCGATCCCGTTCCCGGAACACCGGAAACTTCCGCATTACCCGTATATTTTAATTGCTTATTTGGTGACTCGGCAGAAACTTCGATAATACTGTTGGTATTAACGTTATTTACTACGACACTTGTGATACCATCTTGTAATTCAATCAAGCCCTTTTCACTCGCAAAACAGATAATACCGGATAAAATATTACCGCATGAAGGTGCCGTATCTACCACTTTTTGACCGATACCCACCTGTGCAAATAAGTAATCTAAATCAACCCCTTCTTTTTCAGATTTTGAAACGATCGCCACTTTACTGGTTACACTTGTCGCACCGCCCAAGCCGTTAATTTGAGTCGGATCGCCCGATCCCATAATTGCCATTAAGAATTTATCACGTTCAGCTACATCTGCCGGTAAATCATCTTTTAAGAAATACACGCCTTTTGATGTACCGCCACGAATGATCATACAAGGGACTTTTTTCATTTTTTCCACCTTTGCAAAAAAGTTATGAAATTTGACCGCTTGCGCAATCTGCTAAGCGGTCAAATTTGCGAATTATTTTACTAGCCTAAAATACCCATACTTTGGAGCATTGACCACCAACCAAAACCAACTGTTACTTGGATAAATAATGTCACCAACGCACATACTCCACCGGCAATCCAAAATGACTTCACATCGTGATAGCCTAAGCCGTAGATAACTGCAGCCGGTGCCGATGCATAGTGCGTTACCATGCTGCCATAGCTATTAGAGAATAATAAACCGAACGCTAAAAATACTGGATCAGCTCCCGCTGCCATACCTACTGCACAAAATACCGGCACCATTGATGCAACATAAGCCGCCCCTGAAGCAAATACATACCGAACAAGCACACTCAGCGTAAGTAGTAAAATAGTAATTACCATTGGACTACCTAAATCAGCCGGTACTAAATTGCTCATTGTATTTGATAGCCAAACAAAAAATTTCGCTTGTGTAAGTACAGCTGCAATACCTAATAAACCACCGTACCAAGTCAATGTCGTCCAACCGCCTTTGTTTTTAAGCACATCGTCCCAAGACAACACCGATGTAATCACAATCGCAGCCATTGCGGCAATTGCCACGGTAAATTCAGAAAGATTTAATTGTTTTGAGAACACCCAGCCTAATACTGCACTGATAAATACGCCGGCTAATACTTTTTCTTTCGCCGTCATTGGTCCCATCGCTTCTAAACCTTCACGAGCAATCGTTTTGTTATCAACATTTTTAAGTTCCGGTTTGTAAAGCACATAAGTGACAAAAGGTAACAGTAATAAAGTGAGTAAGCCCGGCACTGATGCGGCTAAGAACCATTGCGTCCAACTTACATCAATATTTAAAATCGGACGCATCAACTCAAGCGCTACTGCATTTGGTGCCATTGCCGTTAAGAAAATAAAACCTGTGGTTTTAACCACCATATAAGTATTAAGCAGCAAATAATGCCCCGCTTTACGAGGTGAAGTTTCAGGTTCTGAGCCTAAAGAAACGGCGATAGATTGCATAATTGGAGCTAGGATACCGCCACCACGTGCCGTTGTTGATGGCATTGCCGGTGAAATTAATAAGTCTAGCATCGCATTTACATAGCCTAAACGTAACGTTGTGCTACCAAATGCGC contains these protein-coding regions:
- a CDS encoding efflux RND transporter periplasmic adaptor subunit, which encodes MTVENQKPSRGRKFLIVTTLAVVLVAFGGVAGMQKFIAGKKAEAAANMPETVSEITAMKVEPQEWTPSIAAVGYIRPNQGAMLSAEATGTVTRVHVRSGQRVNKGDLLVEFDSAVEEATLRASQAQLPNAKANYDRFRNLVASNSASKAELDNAQSTYNHLLANIESLKASIGRRKIYAPFSGIAGIVNVNVGQYIPAGTEIVRVEDQSVMKVRFTLPQTDVQKISVGQKVTAVIDALPGQTFPANIAAIDPAVDHTTGLINVEAVITENQNLLLSGMFARLNVALPTEKQQIVVPQIAVTYTMYGETLYVLQPLSDEDKQLVAKMAEQNPKLDVNRMYRAKQVEVKTLDRSGIYAQLAKGVKAGDLIVTGGFQRLSNNALVIVSEQEAVGVTQPAKESRL
- a CDS encoding DUF1414 domain-containing protein is translated as MATQSKYQSKQFDALSSDLIATLEKHKAPVDLSLMALGNLITNILRENVQTEAQRHALADAFSNALKNSLKTK
- a CDS encoding TetR/AcrR family transcriptional regulator, with the protein product MGGFMSRRTDPNDMINHILSATELLVAKEGLQNLSMRKIAKEIGVAAGTLYLYFSTKDQLLSQLANHIYERYSCYINIDFDPNESLFKQYRQMWVRKWQFLSDNPMIAIHLSQYQAMLGFSEIVYRTINDPEFIWNRFVDEGKKQGVIVDLPNEVLYYLSMGTATDIAYLQQVKKDVVPEEYFEEIISRTWKAITF
- a CDS encoding DUF3413 domain-containing protein, which translates into the protein MFTRLRSLLPTNSRQYREETSQRITWGHWFTLFNVVLALLISSRYAFNADWPNTLSGKLYFFTSLFGHFSFIVFACYLLLLFPLSFVIKNDRTFRGISVILATIGQTFLLVDTEVFKRFYLHLSPLVWDLLVNPEQGELTRQWQLLFVPMPLILLAEMLYSRWCWQKLRSFNRQKWGKYVAYFFLSCFTATHLIYAWADMTLYRPITAQKANYPLSHPMTARTFLQKHGLIDRAELQQEIEENGRLDSFYLNYPKHQLTFTKKPHSNILLINLSGLRNNAINSENTPTLADVSRKSLRFMQHYSSGDSHSAGVLGIFYSLSGKYLDSVLGNKEASPLMLALRQSGYQLGLFSHNGFADPVYHQAAFAGILLPESKNNLDAISQWKQWLTERSLNEPFFSYLDLSLPQANAYDQQTRLLDWQFSEIWSQLEKNALLANTMVIITSDQANPTDEMSFTQQDMQVPLIIYWQGEVKEYDSLSSHLDIMPTLLTQFFGVRNPLSDYSQGINLTAPNNRLWVLASNHNWNVAIMPNGEQYHIDRKGHFEKFNAQGEKEKSDRPPLALFLQMIQQSNQFVEK
- a CDS encoding efflux RND transporter permease subunit, with product MKFTDIFIKRPVLAVCISLLITILGLQSINKLQVREYPEMTISIVTVNVNYSGADASLMQALVTSQIEEAVAQADNIDYVTSSSSPSTSTTTIKMKLNTNPQMALADISAKVNAIRANLPSGIDDPSISVSSGSNDALMYIRFVSDELNPSQITDYINRVVKPQFFTVNGVSSVDIFGAATFGLRIWLDPEKMAGNNLSGAAVLSALSANNLNTAAGNANGYYTVYKNKVESSTPSVEELENVTISTTSDGRIVKLKDIAKVELDKYQDASRVVADGKEAVVLAVSAATTANSLTVAKDIYPVFELITKNLPSSMSGQILYDKTIAINSSINEVIKTIGEATVIVLVVIILFLGSLRAMIVPIITIPISLIGVLFMLQMFGFSINLLTLLALVLAIGLVVDDAIVVLENVERHVKEGKSPFDAAIIGTREIAIPVISMTITLGAVYSPMALMDGVTGSLFKEFALTLAGAVFISGIAALTLSPMMSSRVLKEHNEDHESRFSKCINAMLDKMTSCYTNMLRGVMAMRWFVLIFALGIFAVLPTLLTSLSSEVAPTEDRGFVVGIGNGPSNTNLDYTQAATEKFNEEVGKIPEVASMMTVSGFNGANSALSIISLKDWNDRERERAPISADVSAIAKNVVGMDINAISFPEISTGENGLPFSLVITTADNYTKLADVATQFLKKAQASGQFFFSSLDLKFDTVTMKWKFDREKMGTYGVTMQQVSGTLGAYLSGAIITRVDIDSRAYPIVSQAIRKDRLNPQDLVNYYVTTASGESVPLSSFVTLELSTEPSALPRMNQLNSATISGVVSSSIGDAVNWAKDELDRSLPKGYQYDFKSEARQYVQEGNAMAMTFALAVIIIYLVLAIQFESWRDPMVILVSVPLALSGALLVLNLLGIAGVAGATLNIYSQVGLVTLVGLITKHGILMCEVAKEEQLNNGLSRFDAIVHSATIRLRPIMMTTAAMVAGLIPLLFAVGAGAIARFSMGMVIVAGLSIGTLFTLFVLPVIYTFLGESHKPLREFDEEKYAKEVEKIEHANV
- a CDS encoding 4-oxalomesaconate tautomerase, yielding MKKVPCMIIRGGTSKGVYFLKDDLPADVAERDKFLMAIMGSGDPTQINGLGGATSVTSKVAIVSKSEKEGVDLDYLFAQVGIGQKVVDTAPSCGNILSGIICFASEKGLIELQDGITSVVVNNVNTNSIIEVSAESPNKQLKYTGNAEVSGVPGTGSPVNLNFSQIEGAKTGKVFPTGNKQDNINGYNVTCIDVAMPMVLFNAQDLGLTGKETKAELDENRALFEVIEPIRRKAGEMMGLGDVSEKVIPKMGILSAPVGKGNITSRYFVPDKCHASHAVTGSICVSAACNIEGTIAHPLYKDTGSVVTIEHPSGFISVDMVCENVDGDYKFTRAALVRTAKPLMMGEVYYDETAE
- a CDS encoding anion permease; amino-acid sequence: MNLKKLLHYVIILACPIVTYIFPTPEGLSVLGWHILGVYIGTILALILKPFPAPPLLLAAVAISAIIIGNTPAEVLADGTKVAVKQGSVLDGYKSGTTWLVFAAFSMSAAFVQTGLGRRIAYKMIGAFGSTTLRLGYVNAMLDLLISPAMPSTTARGGGILAPIMQSIAVSLGSEPETSPRKAGHYLLLNTYMVVKTTGFIFLTAMAPNAVALELMRPILNIDVSWTQWFLAASVPGLLTLLLLPFVTYVLYKPELKNVDNKTIAREGLEAMGPMTAKEKVLAGVFISAVLGWVFSKQLNLSEFTVAIAAMAAIVITSVLSWDDVLKNKGGWTTLTWYGGLLGIAAVLTQAKFFVWLSNTMSNLVPADLGSPMVITILLLTLSVLVRYVFASGAAYVASMVPVFCAVGMAAGADPVFLAFGLLFSNSYGSMVTHYASAPAAVIYGLGYHDVKSFWIAGGVCALVTLFIQVTVGFGWWSMLQSMGILG